In the genome of Euzebya sp., one region contains:
- a CDS encoding exonuclease domain-containing protein produces MRRWWRRDPDDDRGWRDLDLLVVDFETTGLDPRRDRPLSVGWVPVRGGQAVLGAAGYQVIDPAGPVPTASIAVHGLVPEDLVGADGARAVGAALREALDGHLLVAHGASLELGMLRRCDVAVDRSDVIDTMGLARALDRLDGRPPSTDLRLSAVAARHGLPVSRAHHAAGDALTTAGLLLALATGLEMHGAATRRALVRLSRSS; encoded by the coding sequence GTGCGACGCTGGTGGCGACGTGACCCCGACGACGACCGGGGCTGGCGGGATCTCGATCTGCTGGTCGTCGACTTCGAGACCACGGGACTGGACCCGCGGCGCGACCGGCCCCTCTCGGTCGGCTGGGTGCCGGTCCGCGGGGGGCAGGCGGTCCTCGGCGCCGCCGGCTACCAGGTCATCGACCCGGCCGGTCCGGTTCCCACCGCCTCGATCGCGGTGCACGGGCTCGTCCCGGAGGACCTGGTGGGCGCCGACGGTGCCCGCGCGGTGGGCGCGGCGCTGCGCGAGGCCCTCGACGGCCACCTGCTCGTCGCGCACGGCGCGTCGCTCGAGCTCGGCATGCTGCGGCGCTGCGACGTGGCGGTGGACCGGTCCGACGTGATCGACACGATGGGCCTCGCCCGGGCGCTGGACCGCCTGGATGGCCGACCGCCGTCGACCGATCTCCGCCTGAGCGCGGTCGCCGCCCGCCACGGGCTGCCGGTGTCCCGAGCCCACCACGCCGCCGGCGACGCCCTCACCACCGCCGGCCTGCTGCTCGCGCTCGCGACCGGGCTCGAGATGCACGGCGCAGCGACGCGCCGGGCGCTCGTGCGCCTCAGCCGGAGCAGCTGA